CTTAACATAATAAAAAGTACAGCTGAAACCTGCACCCTGAAGGGTGGGTTAACACACTTTAAAGGGCTCAAAACATATTCCacattcataaataaataaacccgATTGCTGAACGATGCACGAACATTACTGTTTTACATGAATGTACTTCTTTCTTTATCTGCTAGAAGCTTACtttcacatttaaaaatctaaacggagaaattaaattaaaaaaagaggctCTCTGGAAGcaaagtttttttctgatttgacTCCTAAACAGCTCTTTATGTCTTATCCCTCTTTAATAaccaaaacataaaacattgaTGCTCTGCTATTCAGTTAAATGTGAGCTGTTTCCTATGAATAATTAACAGCAGCCATCCGATGATGTGACGCTGTCATGTGACTGTAAGCAAACAGTGACAGGTCTTcatcctgctctgctgctctgttacaTAACAATGCAGAAGAAAACAGTGCTGAGCGTTCACTGAAGAAAAGACCTGAGGCTTTCTGCACCTGCTTTATTTGACTGTCacaagtaacacacacacacagaaatttaCTGCTCCTGCTGCAATTGAGACAGTCCCTGTCTTTAACCATTATTGTGTTATGGTGTTTGACAAACGGCCCTCACCTCACTGTTGGGGCAACAAGGAGCCGCCATCGATGGCTGCTTAAGTGGTGCTCTAAACTGTGTGAGAGCAGAGGACCGGGTTACAGTGAGTGACTGTGAGTGTGGTGGAGGGCATGCAAAGGGTACACCTGAGGAGCTGACAAGTGCTCTCTTCCCATTGATTCTGATGGTAAAAAAGACTTGACGCAGTCAAAGATCTGAGATACAACTATGTGAAGTCATAAAAGAAGGTGGCAACTTGTGCTAAGTGCTGGCTTACACCCGTGTGTGTTGGCAGCATCCAAAGTTCAGTTCAGAGGGTGTTCTGAGGAGAGCATCATACTGAGACATTTACATCGTACATTTAACAAAACAGTATAAATTTGGTTTGAACAACTTTTCATACAGCCACAGCGGGACATTATGTGGccaagaagaaataaaaacacactaagaaaacacaaaaaattaaacaaacaggATGTTTCACAATCTGAATCATGTCAGCCAGTGTCACACTAATCTTCATGGACGTCAGAGCGCTGCACTCTGTCAGTGTttttaacagcagcaggtcacagaacagtcagcagctcttcacaACTCAAAAGCTTACACTGATGAAAACGGTGACTCAGCCAGTGTTTCCCAATGATTGCCCAGTCATCTAAGCTGAAGGCGATACCATAAAAAAACCTCAACTGAATCACCACATCAACCCGGAAAGGTCAACCCACTACTATGAGTCACTTacaccactttttttttactcacaaTTTACTGATTAATACAAATGAAAAAATTCTGTGATGACAAACAGTTTTAATTACTGAGATCATTCTGACATCTTTGTGCTGTAAGGTACAAGAACATCGCTGACATTCCTCCTCCAGATGGAGGAAACTACAGTCCTCGGTTAGTTTGCATACAGAGGAACTCTGTCTGACATCATTTGTAAGTGGACGGACAGCAGCGTTTATGTGCTGATTGACTGCCAGGCCAACGCACCCAGCTGCCCGCCGACCCAGCAGAGAGCCGCTCCCAAAGCTGCAGCTACTATCACAGCCAGGCTGGCCTTCAACACGGCGCCTGGGTGTCTGCTGAAGTGGACAGGGGCCATGCAGGCCAACAAGGCCACAGTCACGGTCAGGGTGAAGAGAATAGATACGGCTGTGTTAATGGCCACAATCTGGCCAAACTTGGCAAAAGGCACAAtgacacagaagaagagagggacTGTGGAGATCACCGTGGTGATGGCGCTGGACACTATGGCAACGCCCACGTGGTTGACTGCCTCCAGAGTCCGCCTCTGACGTACGGCAGGAGGATcctgcaaacaaaacacaggttAAAGGAACAATTTGGCAACACACTAAACcaacaacattttatttaagAGACTTCAGGGCACATCTGGCCTAATTGATATGCaaatatttctcatttttttataCATACTATGTTATGACCAGATATGGAGGACACAGTCTGCCCAGCCAGCAGGTATCCCTCCACCAAGTGCAGACAGTAATCCACAGATGATCCAACAAGTATAGACAGAGAAATTGCCTCTACTGCTCCCATTTCCCATCCCAGCCAATACATGACTGCTACGACCAGACAGATAACCCCTGTGGAGGGCCAAAAATTAAATCAATGTTTAAAATCCATTTTTGAGTTTCAAACCTGATGATATGCATCCTTGTTACCTAGAATAGTTATGAGCACAGGCAAGAGCAGCAGAGGATGTGCAGTAAACACGGACACAGCTGCCACACAGATGgccagagacagcagcagactcCAGAGGGCACTCTCCACCCCtacaaacagagcagaaagcaTCTTATTATGTTATATTTGTACATCAGTCTGCAATTTGACATCCACGCCACCTCTCACCTACCTATAATTTCCATGAAGATCTGTTTCCAGTGCTCACAGGTCTGGAAACCTCGCTGCAGAGCAGAGGACTGCGGGAGGCTGGCGAGTTGTTCCTGGATAAAGTTCTCCCACTGAAGGAAGTCGGAGTAGGTCTGAAAGGAGGATTTCCCCTTGTATGTTGTCTTGTTAGAGGAAAGATAGAGCATTAGGGATGGCGCAACCAGCAGCTCTCTGATGCTTGAAGATGAAAAGCTGAAAGATGAAGGGACTTACAGACTCAAAGGCCATGGACAGCCAGCGGACTTTGCCTCCGTGTATTCCCACTGCTCCGTGAGAGAGCTGCCCTGGGAGCAGGTTGGGTTCAGGGAGAGAGTGACACTCAGGATGAAGCAGAGGCAGAATAGAAGACAGCTTGTTGCCTGAAGGGAGCAAAAGAAAGaacattacattttaaacaCTTTATTCCTCAATGCATGATTCATTTTCTAATACTTTTATGCATTAATGCGCCGTCTTTCCAGAATAGgacttgtgtgcatgttttatcCAGTTGTTTTAATAGTAGAATAATGGATTCCCCAGATTGAAGTCTCCATATGTCATACTTTAAAAACAAGAGCCCTAAGCTTAAAATATTCATTGACTATCATCAGAGAATAAAATTTACATTGAGAGTTATTACTTGTGCTTAAAAATGAAtcttctgtgtgtgggtgttacCTGAAGGCAAACACTGTGCTCCTCCTGGCTTCACAAGTTGCTTGTTTGCACTCACAGCTTTACAAATTTTGCAAAGATGCCCCATTTCCTGGAAAATATCGAAGTCTGGATCTAATATAACGTTGCCCTTTGGAGAAGAACACATCAAGATTGTGAGGAAAGCACTCTAAAATGTGGCCCTGAGCTCTTTGTGTTGTTATGTAAGACAGGTGTAACCCTCACCATATCTCCAATCACATGATTGTCCCTTTTTTCGGTTCGGTTGACTCCCAGGATTCCAAACACGAGAAAAACCATGGCCCCGGTGTCGACCAGAGGACGCACCGCTGGGTGGCCACACATACCACCGCTGCATGGGTTGAAGCCAAAGGTTTTGGATAATTTCGTTTTGGCAGCAGATGAGGGCTCTTTGAAAATAGAAGCAAAGCAAAAAAATCGCTGTTTATTGATGTAGTGTAAAAATATCTGTATAGCAGAGTACTGTGGAAAAATCCTACACTTTAAGAAGCCATATCTGAAGAAGCTGACATATCAATGTGTTCTCCCTACTTTCTAAACTCAATATGAGATAACATGACATGAAAAAGACATTTCATCAGTGTGAATAATGCAGTCTGTCTTTCTGATGGGGTAACAAACCATTTTTATGTTAATGATGCTGTCTGACACTGAGACACTTGCTCACCACTGGGAAGAGGAGCATAAAAGCTTCCTTGTGTAGGTCCATCAGGCCCAGAACTGATGCCACAGCCTGGCGAgttgacacacacacggctggGATGAGGTCTCAGGCGCCGTTGTGCAAAGTACAGCTTCCTGAGAGGGGGAAGAGAGCAGAGCTGAAATGACAAATTCTCCAGTAAAAGAACATGACAGTCCATCTAACTCATGCTCAGAGTGTTTCCTTTGTGCTTTcacctgctgtgctgctgtggagaTGCTGCGACATAAAAGGAAAACTCTGGCGTCCAGCCATGATGGGGATCGCATGAGCCAGATGTCATCATCCAGCTCGGGTACGGGCGGTACACATGGGAAACACACACCGTCATTCTGGTGGTGTAATTGCTGCAGGGCTGATTAAAAGCCTGTTCAGACACAAATAGATGGGTTTTAAGTCGCTTCTCTGGCACATATCACAGCTTGGTGTCATAACAATGCaactaattattaaaaaaaaatcatcaagtTCAGCTCCCAAACCTGAAATGATGACACCTCTTGATGATCTGTGCTGCACATTTTCCATGGAGACGGGATGCTGGTGTTAAGGGAGAAACGAAACAGTGTTGCAGAGGTGCCGAGGTTCAATTCTGATATGTACACTGTCAGCAAAAAGCCTAAAAAACAGgacaaaatgaaatattttagaGTCTCTGAATTGGCTGCAAGGTATGGGCTTCTATGCACTCTATTTACCTGTTTGGTTGGTGCTTAAATTTGGTTTCACTGAGCTCCGAGGAGCAGAGGAGGTTGTTGTGCTTGTGCCCTGCTGATGTGTGGAAAACCTAAATGCTGATGGGGAAGTGTGAGTGTACAGTGGGTGGGGTTTTTCCATGAACACACCTgcaagataaaacatgcatatcaTGATATTTGCTTGGGATCTATAAGTGCATTATTTCCCCTCCTCCACTGCTGCAGTCATTACCTGAGCACATGGGGCAGGAGATGCCCTGGCCGCTGAGGTTGCTCCTCAGAGCCAGCAGAGTCTGGAGGTTTGTGTCTTGGCGGAACAGAAGCGGGGCATGAGTGGCCGGCCTcaggagacagcagcagctggcagatAAAAGCAGAACCAGGAGAAAGACACCTGGGCCGGCAGGAAGACAATGATAAACAATGACAGAAAGGAGGGTCTGATGGAGTAGATAAAGTAGCTGAGGGACAGATCAAGCAAAGATCAATTACAGTCACTGCAGGAGAGTGAGGATGAATGCTTCATCAGAGGCGCTTGCTCTTCCTCTGACAGGCTGAATCCCCTCAGGACAGACAGAGATTACACCATTTCTTCAATAGTTCTTATTTAAGCTTGATCTTACTCTCATTACTAAATGACACATCAAGAACTCTGTACACAATTACAGAATTTTACCTCGGTCATTTTCTTAaccctgagtttattttaagTCTCACCTAGAACAGCTTTTCGTCGCTCCACAGCTGGCTCTGCCACTAAGTGCTTCAGGGCCCACTGGAGATTTGTGCTCACCACACCCACATGATGCTGCCCTGGAGGGGACAAAGGTGTCTCCACTGACAGGGACAGAATGGCTGCATCGCCGTCTGTGTCACAGGAACCTAGAAGAAACAAAAGGAAGGGCCTTAGTGGTGCCTGGACAGCCGCGTTTTATAGCCTGGACTCATTCCATTTCCAATTCTCCCCCTTGTCATCCATTCAACCCGAGGGAGATAATAATCTCACCTGGCTCCAACTCCACTGACAGAAGTGccacatcatcatcctcatctgaCAAAGGGCTGTGGCTCACTGACAGGCCCGAAAACCACTTCAAGCTTCACAGGGGATGAGAGTTTAAGGACAGAGACAGCTGAAGGGATTACATCTCGCCTGTAGTGTCGCACAGCATGCACAAATAACATCTCACACAAAAGTAAGGAAATGACGTCTCACCAATTCAACCAGGCATGTTCACGAGGCTCCACACAGTGAGTCCAGATACAAAGGGAGGCTGGCATCATGACAGAAAcccacagccagcagcagctgacaaTGAGGGCCATGAATAGGCCGAAGTCATGCACGGCTGGGATCTGAGTGTCAGTGTAGAAGACCTTCAATTTGTGCTTATCACACAAAAATGTCTGACTGCTGAGAGAGGCACTTCTATTCAACCATAGCATAGGACTCATTTCTACCTCCTGAACAGAATCTATTAAGTGATGTTTTTTCCCCCATGGTTACCTGAGAGAAGGTGTTGGCAGCATAGGCAGCTGCAGTCGTGAAGGAGGTGAGAAAAGTAGCTCGGCCAGCTGTTTTGATTGTGTAGATCATTCGTTGCTGCGGCTGCCGCAAATGAGAAGCCTGTCTGAAGGTGCTGATGAACACAAATACATCATCCACCCCTGAGAGATGAAGAAAAACCAAGAGAAAGTCtcttattatatataaatacaaaaggaacaacaacaaaaatctatttttttttcaagtcagcagcctgttagcttagcacaaatgTAGAAAATATAATGGTATATACACACTTTAATGTGCTGTAAATTTTCTGTTCTGCTGATTCCATGATcttccaattaaaaaaaactaccacaaaaaaatacatacttTTAATGTTCTGCATAATCACCCAAAGACCTGAGCTGCACATTCGTGTAATTAGAGCTGAGTCACTCAGCATatcatatgtttgttttttataattAACTAAATGATAATAACCATAACTAACTAATGTAACCACTTGCCTAATGAACAACAAGAAGTCTGCCAAAGAGCAGCTCACAATAAAACCTCCCATTAAACCACTGTAAGACATATATCTTTAAACAGGGCAACTGTCAAAATTATGTTTGAGTTTTAACGATACCTGTATGTCTTTTTAAACCTTTGGACAGAGTTGGACTCTTTATAACCATCCTTATGTGCAGCTAAGCTAACGGGTCTTAAGCTTCTCAATGTCCATAATTCAGTCTACACAATAGCTTACCTATACCGATAATAACAAAGGCTGCCACTCCGTTGAGAATGCCCAGGTACCTCACCCCAAACACAACATGATACAAGAAAAGAGCCATCAAACAGCTCAGTCCAATGCTGGTGAGTCCAAAGAAAGTGAGgaagactgcagagagacaagAAAACATGGTGGTAAACATTATTCACACACAATAGGAGACCTGCGCACACCAGAACTGAAAACATCTGTCTAGCTTCAGAGGGAAGAGAGTTTCGGGATAAAGACATCTGATGGCATTACTTCTCACACAAAAGTTAGGAAATAATGCAATGCCAATGCAGGTGAAATAAGGAACAGCTCATACTGTACCAGAAAAGGAGGTGAGCACATAGACGAGGACAGTAATGCATGCTCCGCTGATGACAGCCAGCATCATATCATTGTAGAAGATGTGTCTCACCTCATCATCAAACAGCTCTGTTCCCCCATACAGTACCTTCACCTGACTGGAAGAAAGGGAAGCAGGCACAGAACTGTAAATAATGTGACTATAATGCAGAACTAAACTGAAATAAATGGCCAGTGTGGTGCAATGTTTTCCTGACCTGGTGGATTGGTTGGCCAGGATGTCTGCATACTGAACCACAAAGTTCTTGAAGTGAGTTCTTTGCTCATCTGCTCGGTCCTGCAGGGAGTAGTAAGACGGCAGAGGAGCTCCGAAGTGGATCTCGCTGC
The genomic region above belongs to Parambassis ranga chromosome 9, fParRan2.1, whole genome shotgun sequence and contains:
- the disp3 gene encoding protein dispatched homolog 3 — protein: MDVEDEPLLFQTSWGGEDEEEEEQLEEEDGTARAAGQSCSSGDDGVCGVWRAVGWVYTQPWACGVVLGAAVLLPCALFAYMLLYCPPLDIDLSYSAFEVHSHFSAERFDALTIAVKTQLGSWDRRRRDIDNIEAEALRELLLEKLARQTMINRTDNEDMKFPALQNQSLQVADDHRRAAAGSRDERTVADLGHKELGKHKSSNPRTEEEEGRLWEGNSSLIRKRRFVPNYYLQSQALWRIELVFVAQGSGDRNIFTPERLETIHHVERLLMQHPQFHQFCWKPMEVLRDLPLGPSYCSPPSSLLSYLYPSERGGKIYFDGMGPDLADIQGSLSLAITHPQFYWYVDESLSPEHLSSSLLRSEIHFGAPLPSYYSLQDRADEQRTHFKNFVVQYADILANQSTSQVKVLYGGTELFDDEVRHIFYNDMMLAVISGACITVLVYVLTSFSVFLTFFGLTSIGLSCLMALFLYHVVFGVRYLGILNGVAAFVIIGIGVDDVFVFISTFRQASHLRQPQQRMIYTIKTAGRATFLTSFTTAAAYAANTFSQIPAVHDFGLFMALIVSCCWLWVSVMMPASLCIWTHCVEPREHAWLNCLKWFSGLSVSHSPLSDEDDDVALLSVELEPGSCDTDGDAAILSLSVETPLSPPGQHHVGVVSTNLQWALKHLVAEPAVERRKAVLGVFLLVLLLSASCCCLLRPATHAPLLFRQDTNLQTLLALRSNLSGQGISCPMCSGVFMEKPHPLYTHTSPSAFRFSTHQQGTSTTTSSAPRSSVKPNLSTNQTGFLLTVYISELNLGTSATLFRFSLNTSIPSPWKMCSTDHQEVSSFQAFNQPCSNYTTRMTVCVSHVYRPYPSWMMTSGSCDPHHGWTPEFSFYVAASPQQHSRKLYFAQRRLRPHPSRVCVNSPGCGISSGPDGPTQGSFYAPLPSEPSSAAKTKLSKTFGFNPCSGGMCGHPAVRPLVDTGAMVFLVFGILGVNRTEKRDNHVIGDMGNVILDPDFDIFQEMGHLCKICKAVSANKQLVKPGGAQCLPSGNKLSSILPLLHPECHSLPEPNLLPGQLSHGAVGIHGGKVRWLSMAFESTTYKGKSSFQTYSDFLQWENFIQEQLASLPQSSALQRGFQTCEHWKQIFMEIIGVESALWSLLLSLAICVAAVSVFTAHPLLLLPVLITILGVICLVVAVMYWLGWEMGAVEAISLSILVGSSVDYCLHLVEGYLLAGQTVSSISGHNIDPPAVRQRRTLEAVNHVGVAIVSSAITTVISTVPLFFCVIVPFAKFGQIVAINTAVSILFTLTVTVALLACMAPVHFSRHPGAVLKASLAVIVAAALGAALCWVGGQLGALAWQSIST